In one Lycium barbarum isolate Lr01 chromosome 7, ASM1917538v2, whole genome shotgun sequence genomic region, the following are encoded:
- the LOC132601778 gene encoding blue copper protein 1a-like, which yields MALRALLIALAVISMVVAPAMATEHLVGDDQGWKVNFDYNKWAESKEFHVGDKLIFKYKEGVHNVYKADLTAFQNCAPGANVEPLTTGNDVIELKSTGKKWYLCGIKNHCDQGMKVAVNVLPEVLGAPSTAPASPPVSSSAFGISPNSLFVALMIAAFAMFLIIIA from the exons ATGGCATTGAGAGCTTTGTTGATTGCACTTGCTGTTATTAGCATGGTTGTTGCTCCAGCTATGGCAACTGAGCATTTGGTTGGGGATGATCAAGGCTGGAAGGTCAACTTTGACTACAATAAATGGGCTGAGAGCAAAGAGTTCCATGTTGGAGATAAACTGA TTTTCAAGTACAAGGAAGGAGTTCACAATGTGTACAAAGCAGATTTGACTGCATTCCAAAATTGTGCACCAGGTGCTAATGTTGAACCCTTAACTACAGGAAACGATGTGATTGAACTGAAATCTACTGGGAAAAAATGGTACTTGTGTGGAATAAAAAACCACTGTGATCAAGGCATGAAGGTTGCCGTTAACGTTCTGCCAGAAGTACTGGGGGCTCCTTCTACTGCACCTGCAAGTCCCCCTGTCTCATCATCTGCTTTTGGAATTAGTCCTAATTCTTTATTTGTTGCTTTGATGATTGCTGCATTTGCCATGTTCTTGATCATCATTGCTTAA